The Geothrix sp. genome window below encodes:
- a CDS encoding tetratricopeptide repeat protein gives MTLAWLPICLALAGLLQDPAEGHRLLRENRLEAARKAFDAVLAKAPQDVDGLVGAGFTALRQERIPEALAHFQRALSLSPTYADAAYGLALCQERLGRTAEARRLAKEAVRLDPAREDFQALLVRVSPMEDSIPPLPPLPAELRVPFRSVPAGFQVRDGAGWKAVYLKGVNLGAALPGRFPTEFPGKEVYAGWLTEMGQLGINALRLYTIHPPAFYEALREHNLKAAHPIYVLHGVWVEPPPGDDFGDPAWFAAYREDMRRVVDLMHGRASFPPRPGAAGGHYRADVSRWWIGTILGREWEPFNVIAYNRRHPGEADWKGRFVEVRRAHATEVFMAKALDAFIGLEHDTYHVQRPVAFTNWPTLDAITHPSETSFIEEQRILKKLGLPYTEEVKSEVFDDDSVSIDMEKFSDLPAFRGGLFASYHVYPNYPEFINLDAGYAKARDEEGPNSYLGYLQELRAYHKKHAVLISEFGLSSSRMPAHWQPQGMTHGGLEEKDQARLMKRLIRNIYDTGYAGSIVFAWMDEWFKKTWQVSPIELPPERKPLWFNAMDAEENYGLIGHHPGTKGPNILIDGRSDDWKNILTYLKNETLEVKLFADEGWFHVGLFWKGPVDWNRDAFLLGLDTLGPDLGNHHFPFGVPVRNGAGMEFALELSAKGCGVWVDAPYEFSPHRHPGPSRTIAHEDGPWRQMQTETNRLRVGQDLTVYPARRYDIGTLHRGTQDRRDPAFDSLGEWMDGPGFLEVRIPWTLIHVTDPSSRRVLQDPADLLSMEDHGSVTTDGFRASLVRTSRKGPEGPVEVIETLPAANRNGIPLPPLFTWPTWEQPRWHPFRKKAFEAVRDAFAALPAQPKPSAP, from the coding sequence ATGACCCTGGCCTGGCTGCCCATCTGCCTGGCCCTGGCCGGTCTCCTCCAGGATCCCGCCGAGGGCCACCGGCTGCTCCGGGAGAATCGCCTGGAAGCGGCCCGGAAGGCCTTCGACGCCGTCCTGGCCAAGGCTCCCCAGGATGTCGACGGCCTGGTCGGGGCCGGCTTCACGGCCCTGCGCCAGGAGCGCATTCCGGAAGCCCTGGCCCATTTCCAGAGAGCGCTGTCGCTGTCACCCACCTATGCGGATGCCGCCTACGGCCTGGCGCTGTGCCAGGAACGCCTGGGCAGAACCGCCGAGGCCCGGCGCCTGGCGAAGGAGGCGGTGCGCCTCGACCCGGCCCGCGAGGACTTCCAGGCCCTTCTGGTCCGGGTCTCCCCGATGGAAGACTCGATCCCACCCCTTCCGCCCCTCCCCGCGGAGCTGCGGGTGCCCTTCCGCAGCGTTCCGGCCGGATTCCAGGTCCGCGATGGGGCGGGCTGGAAGGCTGTCTACCTGAAGGGGGTGAACCTGGGCGCGGCTCTGCCGGGGCGGTTCCCCACGGAATTCCCGGGCAAGGAGGTCTATGCCGGATGGCTGACGGAGATGGGGCAGCTCGGGATCAACGCCCTCCGCCTCTACACCATCCACCCCCCGGCCTTCTACGAGGCCCTGCGGGAGCACAACCTCAAGGCGGCGCACCCGATCTATGTGCTGCACGGCGTCTGGGTGGAACCTCCGCCCGGGGACGACTTCGGCGATCCCGCCTGGTTTGCGGCCTACCGCGAGGACATGCGGCGCGTGGTGGACCTGATGCACGGTCGCGCCAGCTTTCCGCCCAGGCCGGGGGCCGCCGGGGGGCACTACCGTGCGGATGTGAGCCGCTGGTGGATCGGGACGATCCTGGGCCGGGAGTGGGAGCCCTTCAATGTCATCGCCTACAACCGGCGGCATCCGGGTGAAGCCGACTGGAAGGGCCGGTTCGTGGAGGTGCGCCGGGCCCACGCGACGGAAGTCTTCATGGCCAAGGCCCTGGACGCCTTCATCGGCCTCGAGCACGACACCTACCATGTGCAGCGCCCGGTGGCCTTCACCAACTGGCCCACGCTGGATGCCATCACGCATCCCAGCGAGACCTCGTTCATCGAAGAGCAGCGGATCCTGAAGAAACTCGGCCTGCCCTACACAGAGGAAGTGAAGTCGGAAGTCTTCGACGACGACAGCGTGTCCATCGACATGGAAAAGTTCTCGGATCTCCCGGCGTTCCGGGGGGGGCTGTTCGCGAGCTACCATGTCTATCCTAACTATCCCGAGTTCATCAACCTCGACGCCGGGTACGCGAAGGCCCGGGATGAGGAGGGGCCCAACAGCTACCTGGGATATCTCCAAGAGCTCCGGGCCTACCACAAGAAGCACGCCGTGCTGATATCCGAGTTCGGGCTCAGTTCCTCCCGCATGCCGGCCCATTGGCAGCCCCAGGGCATGACCCACGGGGGCCTCGAGGAGAAGGACCAGGCCCGCCTGATGAAGCGCCTGATCCGGAACATCTACGACACGGGGTACGCCGGGAGCATCGTCTTCGCCTGGATGGACGAGTGGTTCAAGAAGACCTGGCAGGTCTCGCCGATCGAATTGCCGCCCGAGCGGAAGCCCCTCTGGTTCAACGCCATGGATGCAGAGGAGAACTACGGGTTGATCGGACATCATCCCGGAACCAAGGGGCCGAACATCCTCATCGACGGCCGGTCCGACGACTGGAAGAACATCCTCACCTACCTCAAGAACGAGACCCTGGAGGTGAAGCTCTTTGCCGATGAGGGCTGGTTCCATGTGGGCCTCTTCTGGAAGGGGCCCGTCGACTGGAACCGCGATGCCTTCCTGCTGGGGCTGGACACTCTGGGGCCGGACCTGGGCAACCACCACTTCCCCTTCGGTGTCCCCGTGCGGAACGGCGCGGGAATGGAATTCGCTTTGGAACTGTCTGCGAAAGGCTGCGGCGTCTGGGTGGATGCCCCCTACGAGTTCTCCCCCCACCGCCACCCGGGCCCTTCCCGCACCATCGCCCATGAAGACGGCCCCTGGCGCCAGATGCAGACGGAGACCAACCGCCTGCGGGTGGGGCAGGACCTGACGGTCTACCCGGCCCGCCGCTACGACATCGGAACCCTGCACCGGGGGACCCAGGACCGCCGCGATCCCGCCTTCGATTCGCTCGGTGAATGGATGGATGGCCCCGGGTTCCTGGAAGTCCGCATCCCCTGGACGCTGATCCATGTCACCGATCCGAGCTCACGGCGGGTGCTCCAGGATCCGGCGGACCTGCTTTCGATGGAGGACCACGGCTCGGTGACCACCGACGGATTCCGCGCCAGCCTGGTGCGGACGAGCCGGAAAGGGCCCGAGGGGCCAGTTGAGGTCATCGAGACCCTGCCCGCCGCGAACCGGAACGGCATCCCCCTTCCTCCCCTCTTCACCTGGCCCACCTGGGAGCAGCCCCGCTGGCATCCTTTCCGGAAGAAGGCCTTCGAAGCCGTCCGGGATGCCTTCGCCGCCCTTCCGGCCCAACCCAAACCGAGCGCGCCATGA
- a CDS encoding polysaccharide deacetylase family protein has product MSFLSSIRAIAWGFCCAVLAGQSLSITLDDGPNLSSTPRLSGDERNRRLLEAFREKGVRVVLFANGIRGGDSPEGIRWLEAWGKAGHRIGNHTYGHPNLEEIGLARFKEDVVRLDRLIRGVPGYWPMLRFPYLREGRAGVERRAARAMLKDLGYGVAPVTIPTYDWLFNERLQQLLQARPDADIAPIRALYLRHLDEVLQGYRDLGDRLLGKDPVHTLLLHHNLLNALVMPDLLRMLDANGWKVVGPEEAYRDPIYAEDLSAMGYSESHLGSLARKRGMFVVEVQRLEALLEGGKTALKEVAP; this is encoded by the coding sequence ATGAGCTTCCTGTCGTCCATCCGAGCGATCGCCTGGGGGTTCTGCTGCGCAGTCCTGGCCGGCCAGTCGCTGTCCATCACCTTGGACGATGGTCCCAACCTCAGCTCGACTCCGCGGCTCTCGGGCGATGAACGGAACCGGCGCCTGCTGGAGGCCTTCCGGGAGAAGGGCGTGCGCGTGGTCCTCTTCGCCAACGGCATCCGCGGCGGAGACAGTCCGGAGGGGATCCGGTGGCTGGAGGCCTGGGGCAAGGCGGGCCACCGCATCGGGAATCACACTTACGGCCACCCCAACCTCGAGGAGATCGGCCTGGCCCGATTCAAGGAGGATGTGGTTCGCCTGGATCGCCTGATCCGCGGCGTGCCGGGCTACTGGCCCATGCTGCGGTTCCCGTACCTGCGCGAGGGAAGGGCGGGGGTGGAGCGGCGAGCCGCCCGGGCCATGCTGAAGGACCTGGGATACGGCGTCGCGCCGGTGACCATCCCGACCTACGACTGGCTCTTCAATGAGCGTCTCCAGCAGCTGCTGCAGGCCCGGCCCGATGCCGACATCGCGCCCATCCGGGCCCTCTACCTGCGGCACCTGGACGAGGTCCTCCAGGGCTACCGCGACCTGGGTGACCGGCTCCTCGGCAAAGATCCCGTCCACACGCTCCTCCTCCACCACAACCTCCTGAACGCCCTCGTCATGCCGGACCTGCTCCGCATGCTGGACGCCAACGGCTGGAAAGTGGTGGGTCCGGAAGAGGCCTACCGGGATCCCATCTACGCGGAGGACCTGTCGGCCATGGGCTACAGCGAAAGCCACCTCGGCTCCCTGGCGCGGAAGCGCGGCATGTTCGTGGTGGAGGTCCAGCGGCTGGAGGCCCTGCTCGAAGGTGGGAAGACGGCCCTCAAGGAGGTCGCGCCATGA